The window TGGCAAGTCGACAACCTTCAAGCGCGAGCCTTTGCCCTTTGTCGTTGGCGCTTGCGCGAGTTTTTATTCGGTTACGGCGCGCCGGCACCAGAGCCTTGGTCGCCGAAGATGCAACGGCGTTTGCTGATCTGGGGTTACGGCGCGTGGCTGTGGCGTGCGGCGTTGTTTTTCGGGATTGCGCTGGCGGTCTACCACTTGTTCTTCAAGGTATTGGGGATTTTCCTGATGCTGGTGGAACTGGTGTGGTTCATCTTCCTGCCGATCATGAGTGAGTGGCGGCAATGGTGGGCTCGTCGCGAACAGGCGTATGCGCCTCGGGTGCTGCTCACTGGCCTGGCCCTGTTTGGGCTGTTGCTGATGCTGGTCGTGCCGTGGCGCAGCGCCGTGGAGTTGCCGACGATGCTGGAGGCTGGCCGCGCCAGTGCCTTGCACGCGCCCGTCGCGGCGCGGGTCAAAACGGTAAATGTTCACGATGGTGAAGCGGTTGTCCAAGGCCAGGTGTTGATTGAGCTGGAATCCCCGGATCTGGATTCGCGCCAGGCCATCGTCCGTCGTGAAATCCAGATCCAGCAGTTGCAGATGCGCCGTCAGGCCAGCCGCAGTGAAACCGCCGCCGACGCCGGAATCGTCGAACAGCGCCTGGCCGAAGCGGTCGCCGAATACCGAGGCCTGGCCGCCCAGCGTGAGCGCCTGCTGCTGCGGGCGCCCCATGCCGGCAAGGTGCGTGATCTGTTGCCGCAGTTGGCGGTCGGTCGCTGGTTGTCGAGCAAAGATCCGCTGGCGCGGGTGGTCGAAGACGGCGCGCGGTTACGCGGGTATCTGGCCGAAGTCGAGCTCTGGCGTGTCGCCACGGGCGCCAGCGGGCGCTTCATCGCCGACGATCCGATGCACCCGGCGATTGCCGTGCAATTGAGTGAAATCGACACCAACGGCGCGGAATTTGTCGATCAGGAAGCGTTGACCTCTGATCACCATGGACCGATTGCCGTGCGCCGGGATCAGCATCAAAGAGCGGAGCCGGTACAGGCGCAATATGGGGCGCGGTTGAGCGTCCTCGAGAACGTACCGACCCCGATGCAACCCTTGCGCGGCATTGTGGTGTTGCAGGGGCGCGGCGAGTCGTTGCTGGGTGTCGCCTGGCGGCGGTTGGCGGCGCTGGGCGTAAGGGAAAGCGGTTTTTAGGGAGCGCAACGAAACCGTGTTACCCGCAGGCTGGCAGTGTTGCATTGAACCTGTAACCAAAATCGCGTTTTTCAGACGATTTAGCTTCGATTTGATATCAAAACACCATTACCCGTAAGGCTGTTCATGGTCTACGCTCCCTCATACATAAAGGACTGACCAGGGTGAAGGGATTGCCACAGTTCCATTTTATTTCCGGCTTGCCGCGCTCAGGCTCGACCCTGCTTTCTGCGATCCTTTTGCAGAACCCGCGTTTTCATGCCGGCATGACCAGCCCCGTTGGCGCCCTGTTTTCCGGGGTTCTGGAACAGTGCAGCGCCGGCAGCGAGTTCGGTGCGGTGATCGATACCGATCTGCGCCGTCGTTTGCTTCGCGGTCTGTTCGATTCCTTCTACGCCGACAAGGCCGACAAACCGGTGGTGTTCGACACCAATCGGTTATGGAGCTCGCGCCTGCCGGCCATCCGCGATCTGTTCCCGCAAGCCAAGGTCATTGCCTGCGTGCGCAATGTCGCCTGGGTCATGGACAGCATCGAGCGTTTGTATCGCGCCAACCCCTATGAAAACACCAAGCTGTTCGGCGATGCGGTCGAGCGCAACACGGTCTACAGCCGTTGCGAAACCCTGGCCCAGCGCAATCGCCTGGTGGGGTTTGCCTGGGCAGCGCTCAAGGAAGCCTATTACGGCGAACAGGCCGACTCATTGCTGATTGTCGATTACGACCTGTTGAGCCAGGCACCGGAACGGGTGATGCGGCTGGTCTACGACTTTATCGGCGAGCCCTGGTTCGAACATGATTTCGACCATTTGGCCTACGACGCACCGGAGTTCGACCAGGCCCTCGGCCTCTCAGGGCTGCATAAGGTGAAGGCCAAGGTCCAATTGCAATCCAGGCGAACGATCCTGCCGCCGGATTTGTTCAAGCAGTACGCCGAGTTGTCTTTTTGGCTCGATGGCTCAGCCAGCGCCGCCAATGTCATTCGTATGAAGGCCGACGCCGCGATCAGTTGATCGCGGCGTTTTCATTGATGCCTCAGAAAGTTCGAGTCCGGGTGAGCAGCATGTGGTGGAGCAACGGCAAGTCGCGAGTTACCGAAGGCGCACGGGCGCTGGCCTCACCCATGATCATGTCCCTGGAGCCGCGCATGCTGTTCGACGGCGCGGTGGCGGCCACGGTGGCCGATACCGCTCAGGCAGACAGCCAAAGCACGGCTGATGCCGCCAAGGCACCAACGACCGATCAACCGGCTGCCAGCCAGGACACCCACGACCAGACCGATGCCACACCTGCACCCGTGGCCGTTGCCGTGCCGGGCCAGACCGTGGTGTTCGTCGATTCGCGGGTCAAGGACGCTGGCAGTCTTCTTCAGGGTATCGCTCCCGGTACCCAGGTGGTTCAGCTGGATGCCAGCCAGGATGGCCTGCAGCAAATCGCCGATTATCTGGACGGCCATCAGGGCATCAGTTCGGTACAGATCATTGCCCATGGCAACGCGGGCGATCTGTGGCTGGGCAATAGCTACTTGTCTGCCGACAACGTCGCGGCCCGCAGCGCGGTACTGACGGAAATCGGCAAGGACATGAACGTTGGCGGCGACATCCTGATCTACGGCTGCTACACCGCCGAAGGTGAGCGCGGCTTGAGTTTTGTCGACTCGCTGGCGCAACTGACCGGCCGTGATGTGGCCGCCTCCAGCGATCGCACCGGGCTCGCTGGCGACTGGGATCTGGAAATTGCCACGGGCACCATCGAAAGCGCCAACGTCCTCTCGGCCACGGCCATGAGCGACTATCAATGGGGCCTGGCGACCTGGACGGCCACCAACAATGCCAACACCGGTGTCGGTTCGTTGCGTGCGGCGATCGCCTCGGCGCAGAACGGCGATATCGTTACCTTCAACGGCAACATGACGGTACAGCTGACGTCCGAGCTGCTGATCAACAAGAACATCACCGTTGATGGCGACTTGAACAACGACGGTGCGGCTGACGTGATTCTCGATGGTCAGTACCGGACCCGAGTGATTGAAGTGTCGTCTGGCAGCATCGTGACGCTCGATGGCCTGGTGATCACCCGCGGCCTGGTGTCGGGCACGGGCGGCAACGGTGGCTACGGTGCCGCGGGCGCGATGGCCGGGGGTGTTTTCAACGCAGGGATTCTGACCCTGAATAACGTCAGCGTAACCTCCAACGGCGCTTCCGGTGGCGGTGGCGGCGGCGGTGTGACGGGCGCTTTTTACGGCGGCGGCGGTGGCGGTGGCGGCGGTTTGGGCGGCCAGGGCGGCGGGCATGGCGGTTCGGCAGGGCCGGGCACCGGCACATTGGGCGGCCAGGCGGGCGGCGGTGGTGTCGGTGGTTACGGCGGCGGTTATGACGCCACCCACATGGGCGGTCGCGGTGGTACCACCACTGGCGGGGCTGGCGGCGTAGGCGTTTCCTATTACAGCAACGGCGGTAACGGTGCGACGGCCACCAATGGCACGATTTCCATTGGCGGCGGTGGTGGCGGGGCCGGTTGGGACAAGGTCGGTGGCGCTGGCGGCAACGCGGTGGGCGGGATCTACAACGCCAGCAGCGGCACCCTCACCATCGTCGGCACCTCGACCATCAGCAACAACATCGGTGCTGGTGGCGGTGGCGGCGGTGGTGGTGGCCAAGGCAGTAATGCCAGCAATGGCGGCATTGGTGGCCGGGGCGTCGGTGCGATCTGGAACAAAGGCACACTGCTGATGACGGCCGCCAACTTCGCCGCCCTGGCCGGTAATGCCGCGGCCAGTGGCGCAGGCGGTACCGCGCAGGGCGGTGGCAGCACCGGCACCTCACCAACCGCCGTCGCGACAATCTATAACGACGGCGGCCTACTCAACACCGCGTATTCGCCGCCACCGACCGCGACCATTGTGGTTGCTGACACCACGCTGAGCATCGGCGAAACGTCCCTGGTGACCATTACCTTCTCCGAGGTGGTGCTCGGTTTCACCAATGCGGACCTGACCATCGCCAACGGCACGTTGACAGCGGTAAGCAGCGGCGATGGAGGCCTTACGTGGACCGCAACGTTCACGCCGTCCGCCAGCATTTCCGATACGAGCAATGTCATCACTCTGGACAATACCGGTGTGATCAACATCCTGGGCACCGCTGGCGTCGGCACCACCAATTCCAATAACTACACGGTCGACACCGTACGCCCGACCGCCCTCATCGCGTTTACCGACACGGCCCTCAAGGTCGGCGAAACCTCCTTGGTGACTATCACCTTCAACGAAGCGGTCACCGGTCTCACCAATGCTGACCTGACGATTGCCAACGG of the Pseudomonas frederiksbergensis genome contains:
- a CDS encoding efflux RND transporter periplasmic adaptor subunit, which translates into the protein MSLPNLRADLQLTPASPALDGSPRWTLADPVRGRYFKLGVAAMRLLRHWSLGDPEQVLRAANREPGLPLDSAELEQLLAFLRSHDLITALDPQQRASYSLKAAAQRQSLWQILLHQYLFFRIPLWRPDAFLNRAWPWLQRFGPRALRYGLPVTLGLGVFLVSRDWQRFIATFPHLFSLGGALAFGVALFFAKLCHEFGHAFMAKRAGCRVQSMGVAFMVLLPMFYTDVSDAWRVNDRRARLLIGAGGVLAELLLASLALLAWSLLPDGPGRTAAFMLASATWMTTLVINLNPFMRFDGYFLLSDYWQVDNLQARAFALCRWRLREFLFGYGAPAPEPWSPKMQRRLLIWGYGAWLWRAALFFGIALAVYHLFFKVLGIFLMLVELVWFIFLPIMSEWRQWWARREQAYAPRVLLTGLALFGLLLMLVVPWRSAVELPTMLEAGRASALHAPVAARVKTVNVHDGEAVVQGQVLIELESPDLDSRQAIVRREIQIQQLQMRRQASRSETAADAGIVEQRLAEAVAEYRGLAAQRERLLLRAPHAGKVRDLLPQLAVGRWLSSKDPLARVVEDGARLRGYLAEVELWRVATGASGRFIADDPMHPAIAVQLSEIDTNGAEFVDQEALTSDHHGPIAVRRDQHQRAEPVQAQYGARLSVLENVPTPMQPLRGIVVLQGRGESLLGVAWRRLAALGVRESGF
- a CDS encoding sulfotransferase family protein, yielding MKGLPQFHFISGLPRSGSTLLSAILLQNPRFHAGMTSPVGALFSGVLEQCSAGSEFGAVIDTDLRRRLLRGLFDSFYADKADKPVVFDTNRLWSSRLPAIRDLFPQAKVIACVRNVAWVMDSIERLYRANPYENTKLFGDAVERNTVYSRCETLAQRNRLVGFAWAALKEAYYGEQADSLLIVDYDLLSQAPERVMRLVYDFIGEPWFEHDFDHLAYDAPEFDQALGLSGLHKVKAKVQLQSRRTILPPDLFKQYAELSFWLDGSASAANVIRMKADAAIS